ACAATCGAAACCACCAACAATCCCACCAACAGTCGCTTCATTGAAATCTTACTTAACATGACCGTCCTCCTAGCTTTATTGTTTTGTGAAACTTAACCGCTAATCCTTCTTGTTCGAAGGAGCTCCATAATAGGGAGCAGGCACATAGTGCACTGAAGGCCTCCGCTGAGTAGATTGGGGATAAAGCTGCATTATCTCCCTTATCTCATCTGGCATATCCGTGTTGACAAACAGACCCAGTTTTACGGCTTCTTCACTGCTTATTGGATAGTCGTGGGTCCAGGTTCCTTGAGTAAGGACAGTGGCTATCCTTTCCGCTTCCTCCTCGGATATATTGTCTATCAACAGGTCTTTCACAAACTGCTTGGTCTGGACCATTGCTTTCCTGGATATATCGGCAAGGATCAACGTCTGATCATCTACCTCCGATATGGGCTTCTCCTCTACGGCCTTGATGATGGATGCAGCAGGAAATTGTCCTATTTGGGGATCCACAGGACCTAAGACCGCATGTTTGTCCATAACTATCTCATCCGCGGCAAGGGCTATCAACGTGCCGCCAGACATAGCATAGTGAGGAACGAAGACAGTAACCTTTGCTGGGTGTTTATTAAGAGCCGCGGCAATTTGCTCTGCTGCCAAAAGCAACCCACCTGGTGTATGCACTATCAGGTCAATAGGCGTATCCTCCGAGGTCATCCTTATAGCCCTCAATATCTCCTCTGAATCCTCTATGTTTATGAAGTTCCTTGCGAACATTCCAAAGAACCCCACCGTCTCCTGCCTGTGAATGAGGGTTATCACACGACTTCCTCTCTTTTTTTCAAGGGTTCTGAGAGCTGCCACCCTCATTCGTTCAAGGTTCCATTGTTTCATCATGGGAAACACAAAAAAGAAAAGCATTAAAATCCAAAAAATATCTACCCCAAACATGCCTTCACCTTCTTTCTTAGAATATAGGCTAGCTTCCCAGCTTCATGCAAGTATACCAAAATGGTACGAGAAAATCATTCCTGATTTAAATTCTTAAACTCCAACTCCCCATCGGACACAACAATCTCTATTTTCGATCCCTTTGAAATCTTCCCCTCCAACAGCATGTCCGCCATCTTGTCCTCCACCATGCGCTGGAGGGTCCTTCTCAACGGTCTAGCCCCATACTTGGGATCGTAGCCCTGTTCCAACAGGAAGGCCTTGGTTTCATCGGGGACCACTATCTCCACGCCCTGTTCTTTTAACCTTGTCTCCACCTCTTTCAGCATGATATCCAATATCTGCAGAAGTTCCTCCCGACCTAAAGGCTTGAATATGATTATGTCATCAACTCTATTGAGGAACTCTGGACGGAAAGTTTTACGCAAAGCCTCCATTATGGACCCCTTCATCTTGTTCAAGTCAAAAGATTCCTCAGCAGACGTACTGAAGCCCAACGAACGAGTCTTCATGAGATCTTGAGCTCCCACGTTACTGGTCATGACTATTACACTGTTTCTAAAATCAACCGTGTGCCCCTGTCCGTCCGTCAATCTTCCATCCTCCAATATTTGCAGGAGGATATTGAACACGTCGGGATGCGCCTTCTCGATCTCATCAAACAAAACAACCGAATAAGGCCTCCTTCTCAAAGCTTCGGTAAGTTTGCCTCCCTCTTCGTATCCCACATAACCTGGAGGGGCGCCTATCAATTTGGCCACTTCGTGACGCTCCATATATTCGCTCATGTCAAAACGCACCATGGCGTCTTCACTGCCAAACAAAAACTCCGCCAACGATCTGGCAAGTTCAGTCTTCCCTACGCCCGTGGGGCCCAAAAAGAGGAAACTGCCTATGGGGCGTTTGGGATCCTTCAAGCCGCTCCTTGCCCTTCGGATCGCCCGAGCAACTGCATTGACTGCATCGCACTGATTCACCATTCTCTTGTGTATCTCTTCCTCCATCCTCAGCAAACGGGCTGATTCTTCCTCCGTCAACTGTTGTACAGGTATTCCAGTCCACTCTGATACTATTTGGGCTATCTGCTCCTCATCAACCACGGGTTCCTCGTTATTTCTCTTTACTTGCCACTCTTGCCTTTTTATCTCTATCTGCTTGGATAATTGTCTTTCTCTGTCCCTTATATGAGCTGCCTTCTCAAACTCCTGGGAAGCCACTGCAGCTTCCTTCTCTTTTCTCAAGGCTTCAAGTTCCCGTTCCAGCTGCTTAATGTCCTCCGGCAGCTCCATGGTGTTCAGCCTGGCTCTCGCTGCGGCCTCGTCTATCAAGTCTATAGCCTTGTCCGGCAGGAAACGTTCGGTTATATACCTCTCGGATAGCTTGGCCGCGGCAACTAGAGCTTCGTCAGTTATCTTGGCCCTGTGGTGCGCCTCATACCTATCCCTGAGCCCCTCAAGTATCTTTATCGAATCCTCGACTGAGGGTTCGTCAACTTGAACCGGTTGGAATCTCCTCTCCAGAGCAGGGTCTTTCTCTATGTGCTTTCGGTACTCATCCAATGTCGTTGCTCCTATGACCTGAAACTCTCCTCTCGCCAAGCTGGGCTTAAGGATGTTTGCAGCATCAACGGCACCCTCTGCTCCACCAGCTCCCACTATGGTGTGAATCTCATCTATGAA
The DNA window shown above is from Thermovirga lienii DSM 17291 and carries:
- a CDS encoding ATPase AAA-2 domain protein (PFAM: AAA domain (Cdc48 subfamily); C-terminal, D2-small domain, of ClpB protein; Clp amino terminal domain; ATPase family associated with various cellular activities (AAA); UvrB/uvrC motif~COGs: COG0542 ATPase with chaperone activity ATP-binding subunit~InterProIPR001270: IPR018368: IPR004176: IPR003959: IPR 001943: IPR013093: IPR019489: IPR003593~KEGG: tai:Taci_1402 ATPase AAA-2 domain protein~PFAM: ATPase AAA-2 domain protein; Clp domain protein; AAA ATPase central domain protein; UvrB/UvrC protein; Clp ATPase-like~SMART: AAA ATPase~SPTR: Negative regulator of genetic competence ClpC/MecB), giving the protein MWQFFTERGKRVIQLAHKEALKMGHDVIGTEHILLGLLAEGEGIAARVLMSFGVELDDVRTRIEQVVGRGEPKAKPIDLPLSPRAKRVLDLAMREARNMGVNYVGTEHMLLGLISEGEGIASQILQSLGLDLQKVRAEVKTVLTNVEQGEEGEYREGGELQQKGAGRSRTPTLDQLGIDLTEMAQRGELDPVVGRTKEIQRLIQILSRRKKNNPVLIGDPGVGKTAIVEGLAQKVISGDVPEVLKGKRVVQLNVGNLVAGTKYRGEFEERMRKLVKELRESKDVVLFIDEIHTIVGAGGAEGAVDAANILKPSLARGEFQVIGATTLDEYRKHIEKDPALERRFQPVQVDEPSVEDSIKILEGLRDRYEAHHRAKITDEALVAAAKLSERYITERFLPDKAIDLIDEAAARARLNTMELPEDIKQLERELEALRKEKEAAVASQEFEKAAHIRDRERQLSKQIEIKRQEWQVKRNNEEPVVDEEQIAQIVSEWTGIPVQQLTEEESARLLRMEEEIHKRMVNQCDAVNAVARAIRRARSGLKDPKRPIGSFLFLGPTGVGKTELARSLAEFLFGSEDAMVRFDMSEYMERHEVAKLIGAPPGYVGYEEGGKLTEALRRRPYSVVLFDEIEKAHPDVFNILLQILEDGRLTDGQGHTVDFRNSVIVMTSNVGAQDLMKTRSLGFSTSAEESFDLNKMKGSIMEALRKTFRPEFLNRVDDIIIFKPLGREELLQILDIMLKEVETRLKEQGVEIVVPDETKAFLLEQGYDPKYGARPLRRTLQRMVEDKMADMLLEGKISKGSKIEIVVSDGELEFKNLNQE
- a CDS encoding protein of unknown function DUF114 (PFAM: Serine dehydrogenase proteinase~COGs: COG0616 Periplasmic serine protease (ClpP class)~KEGG: aco:Amico_0564 protein of unknown function DUF114~SPTR: Putative uncharacterized protein): MFGVDIFWILMLFFFVFPMMKQWNLERMRVAALRTLEKKRGSRVITLIHRQETVGFFGMFARNFINIEDSEEILRAIRMTSEDTPIDLIVHTPGGLLLAAEQIAAALNKHPAKVTVFVPHYAMSGGTLIALAADEIVMDKHAVLGPVDPQIGQFPAASIIKAVEEKPISEVDDQTLILADISRKAMVQTKQFVKDLLIDNISEEEAERIATVLTQGTWTHDYPISSEEAVKLGLFVNTDMPDEIREIMQLYPQSTQRRPSVHYVPAPYYGAPSNKKD